A window of the Mucilaginibacter sp. cycad4 genome harbors these coding sequences:
- a CDS encoding TCR/Tet family MFS transporter, which translates to MDKSAKNKPQGALGFIFVTLLIDVVGLGIIIPVLPKLIEKLIHAGLSEASLYAGFLTLAYSVMQFLFSPMIGNLSDKYGRRPVLLCSLLGFGIDYLFLAFAPSIWWLFLGRAIAGITGASFTTASAYIADVSTPEKRAQNFGMIGVAFGLGFIIGPAIGGVLGKMDVQYPFFAAAGLAFLNAIYGFFILPESLDDAHRRPFDVKRANPLGSLLQLKKYPSVIGLALSLFLVYFAGQAVQNVWTYFTFEKFKWGEDTVGYSLAFIGLMIALVQGGLMRVILPKLGMERCIWVGLLLYSIGLILFAMATRGWMMFAFMVPYALGGIAGPALQGIMTNQVPANEQGELQGGLTSLMSLSAIFGPWVMTTLFYYFTNDKRPFFLPGAPFILGAILMLISALLAIRNFKNVKKTSAKDVDAIATLH; encoded by the coding sequence ATGGATAAGTCCGCCAAGAATAAACCCCAGGGAGCTTTAGGCTTCATATTTGTTACTTTACTGATTGATGTGGTAGGCTTAGGGATCATTATACCTGTACTGCCCAAACTAATTGAAAAACTGATCCACGCCGGGCTTAGCGAAGCTTCGCTTTATGCTGGTTTTTTAACGCTGGCCTATTCGGTAATGCAGTTCCTGTTTTCGCCAATGATAGGCAACCTGAGCGATAAGTATGGCCGCCGTCCGGTTTTACTTTGTTCCTTATTGGGTTTTGGCATTGATTATCTGTTTCTTGCCTTTGCACCATCCATATGGTGGCTATTTTTAGGCCGGGCCATTGCGGGCATCACCGGCGCCAGCTTTACCACAGCATCGGCCTACATAGCCGATGTAAGTACGCCAGAAAAACGCGCCCAAAACTTTGGGATGATAGGTGTTGCCTTTGGCCTTGGCTTTATCATTGGCCCGGCAATTGGCGGTGTGTTAGGTAAAATGGATGTTCAATATCCGTTTTTTGCGGCTGCCGGCTTAGCCTTTTTGAATGCCATTTATGGATTCTTTATCCTGCCAGAGTCGCTGGACGATGCCCATCGCCGTCCCTTCGATGTTAAAAGGGCGAATCCGCTGGGCTCATTGCTGCAATTAAAAAAATATCCTTCGGTAATAGGTTTAGCATTGTCACTGTTCCTGGTGTACTTTGCAGGCCAGGCCGTACAAAACGTTTGGACATATTTTACCTTCGAAAAATTTAAATGGGGCGAGGATACCGTTGGTTATTCCCTTGCCTTTATAGGGCTGATGATAGCGCTTGTTCAGGGCGGCCTGATGCGTGTGATACTGCCCAAGCTGGGCATGGAGCGCTGCATTTGGGTTGGCTTGCTGCTATATAGTATCGGCCTTATCCTGTTTGCCATGGCAACCCGGGGATGGATGATGTTTGCCTTTATGGTGCCTTATGCCCTTGGCGGTATAGCGGGCCCGGCATTACAGGGCATCATGACCAACCAGGTACCGGCCAATGAACAGGGCGAATTGCAGGGCGGCCTCACCAGTTTGATGAGCTTAAGCGCAATTTTTGGCCCCTGGGTGATGACCACCTTATTTTACTATTTTACTAATGATAAAAGGCCTTTCTTTTTGCCGGGGGCGCCATTTATTTTAGGTGCGATACTGATGCTCATAAGCGCTTTGCTTGCTATCCGTAATTTCAAAAACGTTAAAAAAACCTCGGCGAAGGATGTTGATGCTATAGCTACGTTGCATTAA